A single genomic interval of Aegicerativicinus sediminis harbors:
- a CDS encoding fasciclin domain-containing protein, whose amino-acid sequence MKPILNFLLVVMLVCFGQSCKVDENQTELTTSNSLKESNDPAKTGQAFIKDDESKPTVLSIAIDSKEHSTLVAAVQAANLENALVNAGPLMVFAPTNDAFEALPEGTVENLLKPENKEVLANILKYHVTPGKYSEEFLTKFKQLGQANNQYVNVEVVDGKPVIGGAHILASIEAGNGIVHVIDKVLLPPTE is encoded by the coding sequence ATGAAACCAATCCTAAATTTTCTTTTGGTTGTAATGCTGGTTTGTTTTGGTCAATCCTGTAAAGTTGATGAAAATCAAACCGAACTTACAACTAGCAATTCCTTGAAAGAATCCAATGATCCTGCCAAAACTGGCCAAGCCTTTATTAAAGACGATGAAAGCAAACCCACTGTGTTGAGTATCGCTATTGATTCTAAGGAACATTCTACCTTGGTAGCAGCAGTACAGGCCGCTAACCTTGAAAATGCCTTAGTAAATGCCGGACCTCTTATGGTATTTGCCCCAACCAATGATGCTTTTGAAGCCCTACCTGAAGGCACAGTAGAGAACTTATTAAAGCCTGAGAACAAAGAAGTCTTAGCAAACATTTTGAAATACCATGTTACCCCCGGAAAATATTCCGAAGAATTCTTAACCAAATTTAAGCAATTGGGGCAGGCTAACAACCAATATGTAAACGTGGAGGTGGTAGATGGTAAGCCGGTCATTGGAGGTGCACATATCCTTGCAAGCATCGAGGCCGGAAATGGTATTGTACATGTTATCGACAAAGTATTGTTACCTCCAACTGAATAA
- a CDS encoding c-type cytochrome, whose product MKNLISLSLLIFLFIFSSCGGGATKKEEKSKIKLEAPKSEIKTTPKTEGIPPSQRVDLDNKGVGPITSLKLSNEIDPEMAAHGEEVYKNMCSACHRPDKKFIGPAPIGILERRSPEWIMNMILAPEKMVQNDPLAKDLLMEFNGSPMANQNLTEEEARAVLEYFRTLK is encoded by the coding sequence ATGAAAAATCTAATTAGTTTATCCCTATTGATCTTCCTCTTTATATTTTCTAGCTGCGGTGGTGGAGCCACAAAAAAAGAAGAAAAGAGTAAAATCAAACTTGAAGCTCCCAAATCAGAGATTAAAACAACCCCAAAAACAGAAGGCATTCCTCCTTCTCAAAGAGTCGACCTCGATAATAAAGGAGTCGGACCTATAACTTCTCTCAAGCTTTCTAATGAAATTGATCCCGAAATGGCCGCGCATGGTGAAGAGGTGTATAAAAACATGTGTTCGGCTTGCCACCGGCCAGATAAAAAATTCATTGGCCCCGCACCTATCGGAATTTTGGAAAGGCGATCTCCTGAATGGATAATGAATATGATACTGGCTCCTGAAAAAATGGTTCAAAATGATCCATTAGCCAAAGATCTACTGATGGAATTTAATGGCTCGCCAATGGCAAATCAAAATTTAACTGAAGAAGAGGCACGCGCAGTACTGGAATATTTTAGAACATTAAAATAA
- the nosZ gene encoding Sec-dependent nitrous-oxide reductase: protein MNNIFKTITALVGLSLVFTSCNNGNSSRQKSGALASNVAEKVYVQPGEHDEFYAFVSGGFSGQLSVYGLPSGRLFKVIPVFSQDAEKAYGYNEETKPMLNTSHGFIPWDDSHHPDISQTNGELDGRWVFINGNNTPRIAKIDLTTFETTEIIEIPNSAGNHSSSFVTENTEYVVAGTRFSVPIPQKDMPIKDYKGNFKGALTFISVAQETGEMNIKFQLIMPGFDYDLAHPGRGNSHGWFFFSTYNSEEANTLLEVNASQNDKDFIAAVNWKKIEEYVNNGGGTKVPAKYAHNVYNDHTHTASSKILNEVLTVNPAEVPGAVFLLPTPKSPHGCDVDPSGEYIVGNGKLSANLTVHSFTKMLDAIKNEKFAGDAYGIPILNFEDVLAGTVEQPGLGPLHTEFDGNGYGYTTFFISSEVVKWKLGTWEVVDRQPCYYSVGHLMIPGGNSRKPFGKYVVAMNKITKDRYLPTGPEVTQSAQLYDISGDKMELLLDFPTVGEPHYAAGCPADLIKANSKKIFPLEENDHPYVSKSEADTKVVRDGKTVHIYMTTIRSHFSPDNIEGVKVGDKVYFHVTNLEQDYDVPHGISIIGANTSELLIMPGQTETFLWEPKEEGVWPFYCTDFCSALHQEMQGYVRVSGENANTPLKWSLGGDIE from the coding sequence ATGAATAACATTTTTAAAACAATTACTGCGCTTGTAGGGCTTTCATTAGTTTTTACAAGTTGCAATAACGGAAACTCATCCCGCCAAAAATCTGGCGCACTTGCCAGCAACGTGGCTGAAAAAGTCTATGTACAACCTGGAGAACACGATGAATTTTATGCCTTTGTTTCTGGTGGGTTTAGTGGACAATTGTCCGTTTACGGACTACCATCAGGAAGACTTTTTAAAGTGATTCCTGTATTTTCTCAAGATGCAGAAAAAGCATATGGGTATAATGAAGAAACCAAACCTATGTTGAATACATCCCATGGTTTTATTCCGTGGGACGACTCACACCATCCTGACATTTCCCAAACCAACGGAGAACTCGATGGAAGATGGGTATTTATTAATGGGAATAACACGCCTAGAATTGCCAAAATCGACCTTACAACCTTCGAAACTACAGAGATCATTGAAATACCAAATAGCGCTGGTAATCATAGTTCCTCCTTTGTAACCGAAAATACTGAATATGTCGTTGCGGGTACTCGATTTTCTGTGCCGATTCCGCAAAAAGATATGCCCATAAAAGATTACAAAGGAAATTTTAAAGGGGCTTTAACTTTCATTTCGGTTGCACAAGAAACAGGTGAAATGAATATTAAATTCCAATTGATCATGCCCGGATTCGATTACGACTTAGCGCACCCCGGTAGGGGAAATAGCCATGGATGGTTTTTCTTCAGCACCTATAATTCTGAAGAAGCAAATACCTTATTAGAAGTTAACGCCTCCCAAAATGATAAAGATTTTATTGCTGCGGTAAACTGGAAAAAAATTGAAGAATACGTAAATAACGGTGGAGGAACAAAGGTTCCGGCTAAATATGCACATAACGTTTATAATGACCACACCCATACTGCATCTTCCAAAATCCTTAACGAAGTGCTTACGGTTAATCCTGCTGAGGTACCTGGTGCCGTCTTTCTATTGCCAACACCTAAATCACCTCATGGATGCGATGTAGATCCTTCTGGCGAATATATCGTTGGTAACGGAAAATTGTCTGCCAATCTAACCGTGCACTCCTTTACCAAGATGTTAGATGCAATTAAAAACGAAAAATTTGCCGGTGACGCTTATGGTATTCCTATTTTAAATTTCGAGGATGTCCTAGCAGGCACTGTTGAACAACCAGGCTTAGGTCCTCTCCACACAGAATTTGATGGTAACGGCTATGGTTATACCACCTTCTTTATTTCCTCTGAAGTGGTTAAATGGAAATTGGGCACTTGGGAAGTTGTAGATAGACAGCCCTGTTATTATTCAGTTGGCCACCTAATGATTCCTGGGGGAAACTCTCGCAAGCCTTTTGGGAAATACGTGGTTGCTATGAACAAAATCACAAAAGATCGTTATTTGCCAACGGGTCCAGAAGTTACCCAATCTGCCCAATTGTATGATATAAGCGGTGATAAAATGGAGCTTTTGTTAGATTTCCCCACAGTCGGTGAACCGCATTATGCAGCAGGATGTCCTGCAGATTTAATAAAAGCTAATTCTAAAAAAATCTTCCCATTGGAAGAAAACGATCATCCCTATGTCAGTAAAAGTGAGGCCGACACCAAAGTGGTCCGCGATGGTAAAACGGTTCATATTTATATGACCACCATTCGTTCACATTTTTCGCCAGATAATATCGAAGGTGTTAAAGTTGGAGACAAAGTGTATTTTCACGTTACCAATCTAGAGCAAGATTATGATGTTCCACATGGAATTAGCATAATAGGCGCAAACACTTCAGAACTATTAATTATGCCTGGCCAAACGGAGACCTTCCTTTGGGAGCCTAAAGAAGAAGGTGTATGGCCGTTCTACTGTACAGATTTTTGCTCTGCTTTACACCAAGAAATGCAGGGTTATGTTAGAGTTTCTGGAGAAAATGCAAACACCCCATTAAAATGGTCCTTGGGTGGTGATATAGAATAA
- the galE gene encoding UDP-glucose 4-epimerase GalE yields the protein MKILVTGGLGYIGSHVVVELQNEGFEVVIVDNLSNSSIEVLDGITSITGIKPGFEKLDLRSKSLVIDFFKRHESIDGVIHFAASKAVGESVKDPLLYYENNINSLIYLLQELKSKKSPKFIFSSSCTVYGEADTLPINESAPIKVAQSPYGNTKQIGEEIIQDVCKVTPHFNAIALRYFNPIGAHQSIKIGELPIGTPQNLVPFITQTAIGKRHQLNVFGNDYPTDDGTCIRDYIHVVDLAKAHVTALKRLIQGDNLDNFEVFNIGTGKGASVLEVIRTFEEISTTKLNYQFVERRSGDVVAAYADTYKANKILGWMAELTLNEALQSAWKWEKSQLFSNSSSF from the coding sequence ATGAAAATTTTGGTAACTGGTGGGTTAGGCTATATTGGCTCTCATGTTGTGGTGGAACTACAAAATGAGGGGTTTGAAGTTGTAATAGTGGATAATCTATCGAACTCTTCAATCGAAGTGTTGGATGGCATTACTTCTATAACAGGTATTAAACCAGGGTTTGAAAAATTAGATTTAAGATCTAAAAGTCTCGTAATAGATTTTTTTAAAAGACATGAGTCAATAGATGGTGTTATTCATTTTGCAGCTTCTAAGGCAGTAGGTGAAAGTGTTAAAGACCCATTATTATATTATGAAAACAATATAAATTCTTTGATATACCTATTACAGGAACTGAAATCGAAGAAATCTCCAAAATTTATTTTTAGTTCTTCCTGCACTGTATATGGAGAGGCAGATACTTTACCAATAAATGAATCTGCACCAATAAAAGTTGCACAATCTCCATATGGAAACACCAAGCAAATAGGAGAGGAAATTATTCAAGATGTTTGCAAGGTTACACCCCATTTTAACGCAATAGCGTTAAGGTATTTCAATCCAATAGGGGCCCATCAATCTATTAAAATAGGAGAATTACCCATAGGCACTCCTCAAAATTTAGTGCCCTTTATTACTCAGACAGCAATTGGCAAAAGACATCAATTAAATGTGTTTGGCAATGATTACCCAACTGATGATGGAACATGTATCAGAGACTACATACATGTTGTGGATTTAGCCAAGGCTCATGTAACCGCCCTAAAGCGATTAATTCAGGGAGATAATTTGGATAATTTTGAGGTATTTAACATAGGTACGGGAAAAGGGGCGTCTGTTTTAGAAGTTATCAGAACTTTTGAAGAAATCTCAACGACCAAATTAAATTACCAATTCGTTGAGCGCAGGAGTGGCGATGTTGTCGCTGCATATGCTGATACATACAAAGCAAATAAAATATTAGGTTGGATGGCAGAATTAACCCTGAATGAAGCTCTGCAATCTGCTTGGAAATGGGAAAAGAGTCAACTTTTTTCTAATTCCAGTAGTTTTTAA